One stretch of Akkermansia sp. RCC_12PD DNA includes these proteins:
- a CDS encoding DUF456 domain-containing protein encodes MPPVLSETLIWCVTLLLFGMGLIGTLIPMLPGIIIIAAGCIWQGVMGSQTLAWWEWTVLALLVAGGLVIDKLSGGMGAKKFGSTSAGIWGAVIGAIVGAILFTPIVGLLVMPFLGALLAELIFARKDIAAAFKAGSGAALGMLTGLLLEFTCGLLIIAWFCSCYFLF; translated from the coding sequence ATGCCCCCGGTACTTTCTGAAACCCTCATCTGGTGCGTCACCCTGCTCCTGTTCGGCATGGGACTGATCGGCACACTTATTCCCATGCTGCCCGGCATCATCATCATTGCGGCCGGCTGCATCTGGCAGGGAGTCATGGGCAGCCAGACCCTGGCGTGGTGGGAGTGGACCGTGCTGGCGCTTCTGGTCGCGGGAGGACTCGTCATTGACAAGCTTTCCGGCGGCATGGGAGCCAAAAAATTCGGCAGTACCTCGGCAGGAATCTGGGGCGCCGTCATCGGAGCCATTGTGGGCGCCATCCTGTTCACCCCCATTGTCGGCCTTCTGGTCATGCCGTTCCTGGGGGCACTCCTGGCCGAACTTATTTTCGCCCGCAAGGACATTGCCGCCGCATTCAAGGCCGGGTCAGGCGCCGCCCTGGGGATGCTTACGGGGCTTCTGCTTGAATTCACCTGCGGCCTGCTGATTATCGCCTGGTTCTGCTCCTGCTATTTCCTGTTCTGA
- the bla gene encoding class A beta-lactamase codes for MATVSFSAEVPEGDSVAIREIVRPLKAHVGVSAVMLDTGESVSVGDEAFYPMQSVYKFPLALSVLKRVDQGVLDLDQKVKVTRDQLPEKTWSPLRDRFPQGGEFPLKELLRFSVQESDNNACDILFSLIGGPANVQKDLKEWGVENMNVKYTEADTHRNHEWQYSNSARPTAMTSLFRMFDEGKILKKDTQLFLWDMMASCATGAERLKGLLPKEYVVAHKTGTGGTLPDGAVSAINDAGIIVLPGGRRMAVTVFVMNSKDSPAVCEGTIASVARWLCTEWKAAGGVKK; via the coding sequence ATGGCAACAGTTTCCTTTTCCGCCGAGGTCCCGGAAGGGGATTCCGTCGCCATCCGGGAAATTGTCCGTCCGCTGAAAGCGCATGTGGGCGTTTCCGCCGTCATGCTGGACACGGGCGAATCCGTCTCTGTGGGGGACGAAGCTTTTTACCCCATGCAGAGCGTTTATAAATTCCCGCTGGCCCTGTCTGTGCTGAAACGGGTGGACCAGGGAGTTCTGGACCTGGATCAGAAGGTGAAAGTGACCAGGGACCAGTTGCCGGAAAAAACATGGAGCCCTTTGAGGGACCGCTTTCCGCAGGGCGGCGAGTTTCCACTGAAGGAATTGTTGCGTTTTTCCGTGCAGGAAAGCGACAATAACGCCTGTGACATCCTGTTTTCCCTGATAGGCGGCCCCGCAAACGTTCAAAAGGATTTGAAGGAATGGGGGGTGGAGAACATGAACGTCAAATACACGGAGGCGGACACACACCGGAATCATGAATGGCAGTATTCCAATTCCGCCCGTCCCACCGCCATGACCTCCCTGTTCCGGATGTTTGACGAGGGGAAGATATTGAAAAAGGATACACAGCTTTTTTTGTGGGATATGATGGCTTCCTGCGCTACAGGGGCGGAGCGGTTGAAGGGCCTGCTGCCGAAGGAATACGTGGTGGCGCACAAGACCGGAACGGGAGGAACGTTGCCGGACGGCGCCGTTTCCGCCATCAATGACGCCGGGATCATTGTACTGCCCGGCGGCAGGAGAATGGCTGTGACTGTTTTCGTGATGAATTCCAAGGATTCTCCCGCCGTCTGCGAGGGGACGATCGCTTCCGTAGCCCGCTGGCTGTGTACGGAATGGAAAGCCGCCGGAGGCGTTAAGAAGTGA